In one window of Mucilaginibacter auburnensis DNA:
- a CDS encoding ABC transporter ATPase → MQFSENSRVWIYQSDRQLSDEETNQIQQHLNTFAAQWTAHNNQLKATGEVRYNRFLILIVDETQTGASGCSIDKSVHFMKQIEQAFGVNLFDRFNLAYREGTKVLSLPRNAFEEKLANGEINKDTVVFNNLIPTFKDLQNKWEVPFKDSWHMQLFGSLVK, encoded by the coding sequence ATGCAATTTTCTGAAAATTCAAGAGTGTGGATATATCAGTCAGACAGACAGCTATCTGACGAGGAAACCAATCAAATACAACAGCACTTAAATACATTTGCCGCGCAATGGACGGCCCACAACAACCAGCTGAAAGCAACTGGTGAGGTGCGTTATAATCGCTTTCTGATTTTAATAGTTGATGAAACACAAACAGGCGCAAGCGGATGTTCTATTGATAAATCCGTTCATTTTATGAAACAAATAGAACAGGCTTTTGGTGTTAATTTATTTGACCGTTTTAACCTGGCCTATCGCGAAGGGACTAAAGTACTTTCACTACCCCGCAACGCATTTGAAGAAAAACTGGCAAACGGTGAGATCAACAAGGATACTGTGGTTTTTAATAACCTTATTCCAACTTTTAAAGACCTGCAAAACAAATGGGAAGTTCCGTTTAAGGATAGCTGGCACATGCAGCTGTTTGGCAGTTTGGTGAAATAA